In the Geobacter sp. FeAm09 genome, one interval contains:
- a CDS encoding fumarate hydratase: protein MSLSRRDFLKKSATVSAVSAATLMGLATTQAMAASDAPAEEPKVAPRKGDRKAPAFKVQDPYPLGPDTTTYNLLTKKHVSVVTVNGKEMLQVDPKALTLLANTAMRDVSFMLRPAHLEQVAAILSDPEASANDKYVATTMLRNAEVAAQFQLPICQDTGTATIYAKKGQRVLVGGNDEQYLSAGVYETYTEENLRYSQTIPLDMYQEVNSGNNLPAQIDIMATTGMEYKFLFVAKGGGSANKTMLYQETKAVLNPASLEKFLVEKMKSLGTAACPPYHLAFVIGGTSAEACLKTVKLASTKYLDTLPTSGNKAGQAFRDLELEKKLLAAAHTCGYGAQFGGKYFALDVRVIRLPRHGASCPIGMGVSCSADRNVKAKINKDGIWLEELERNPGRFLPAAFRTKAEAGVAIDLNRPMKEILADMTRYPAGTRLSLSGTIIVARDIAHAKFKERLDKGLGLPDYLKHHPVYYAGPAKTPQGMASGSFGPTTAGRMDSYVDLLQSRGGSMVMIAKGNRSKQVTDACKKHGGFYLGSIGGPAAILAKENIKKVECLDYPELGMESVWKIEVADFPAFILVDDKGNDLYKKILG from the coding sequence ATGTCACTCAGCAGAAGGGATTTTCTCAAGAAGAGCGCAACCGTGTCGGCCGTGTCGGCCGCAACCCTGATGGGACTGGCCACGACCCAGGCAATGGCTGCCTCGGATGCACCGGCGGAGGAGCCGAAGGTCGCACCGCGGAAGGGGGACCGCAAGGCCCCGGCCTTCAAGGTCCAGGACCCGTATCCCCTGGGGCCCGATACGACCACATACAACCTGCTCACCAAAAAGCATGTCTCCGTGGTCACGGTCAACGGCAAGGAGATGCTCCAGGTCGATCCCAAAGCGCTCACCCTGCTTGCCAATACCGCCATGCGGGATGTGAGCTTCATGCTCCGGCCGGCCCATCTGGAACAGGTCGCCGCCATCCTCTCCGACCCCGAGGCCTCGGCCAACGACAAGTACGTGGCCACCACCATGCTGCGCAATGCGGAGGTGGCCGCCCAGTTCCAGTTGCCCATCTGCCAGGATACCGGCACCGCCACCATCTACGCCAAAAAAGGGCAGCGGGTGCTGGTGGGGGGCAACGACGAACAATACCTCTCCGCCGGGGTCTATGAAACCTATACGGAAGAAAACCTGCGCTACTCCCAAACCATCCCCTTGGACATGTACCAGGAGGTGAACTCGGGCAACAACCTGCCGGCCCAGATCGACATCATGGCCACCACCGGCATGGAATACAAGTTCCTCTTCGTGGCCAAGGGGGGCGGGTCGGCCAACAAGACCATGCTCTACCAGGAGACCAAGGCGGTGCTCAACCCGGCCAGCCTGGAGAAGTTCCTGGTGGAGAAGATGAAGAGCCTGGGGACCGCGGCCTGCCCTCCCTACCACCTGGCCTTCGTCATCGGCGGCACCTCGGCCGAGGCGTGCCTGAAGACGGTGAAGCTGGCCTCCACCAAATACCTGGATACGCTCCCCACCAGCGGCAACAAGGCGGGACAGGCCTTCCGCGACCTGGAACTGGAGAAGAAGCTCCTGGCCGCGGCCCACACCTGCGGCTACGGCGCCCAGTTCGGCGGCAAATATTTCGCGCTGGACGTGCGGGTCATCCGCCTGCCGCGCCACGGCGCCTCCTGCCCCATCGGCATGGGGGTCTCCTGTTCCGCCGACCGCAACGTCAAGGCTAAGATCAATAAGGACGGCATCTGGCTCGAAGAGTTGGAGCGCAATCCGGGCCGCTTCCTGCCGGCCGCTTTCCGCACCAAGGCCGAGGCGGGCGTCGCGATCGACCTCAACCGCCCCATGAAGGAGATCCTGGCCGACATGACCAGGTATCCGGCCGGCACCCGGCTCTCCCTGAGCGGCACCATCATCGTGGCCCGGGACATCGCCCACGCCAAGTTCAAGGAACGGCTCGACAAGGGGCTGGGGCTGCCCGACTACCTGAAGCACCACCCGGTCTATTACGCCGGCCCGGCCAAGACCCCCCAGGGGATGGCGTCCGGCTCCTTCGGCCCCACCACGGCGGGGCGCATGGACTCCTATGTGGACCTGCTCCAGTCCCGGGGCGGCTCCATGGTCATGATCGCCAAGGGGAACCGCAGCAAGCAGGTGACGGACGCCTGCAAGAAGCACGGCGGCTTCTACCTGGGTTCCATCGGCGGCCCGGCGGCGATCCTGGCCAAGGAAAACATCAAGAAGGTGGAATGCCTCGATTATCCCGAACTGGGGATGGAGTCGGTCTGGAAGATCGAGGTCGCCGATTTCCCGGCCTTCATCCTGGTGGACGACAAGGGCAACGACCTGTACAAAAAAATACTGGGCTAA
- a CDS encoding flavocytochrome c, with protein sequence MKRFNLKTVLLVGAALALQVAAVWGAAPRTSGAGNALADLHTALGVTCASCHGTAKVAAVDDSERSINVTCVGCHGNLDAMAAQARAGSHVNPHKSHLGDINCTVCHMGHVQSKAYCTNCHAFAMKIPAGDPVPQKPAPKAAKKAAVKQRVERADVVVIGAGAAGMTAAITAHDAGARVILIEKQPITGGNSMLAAGGMNAAGTRFQKAKGIADSVELMYQDTMKGGGNIGDPALVRVLAKESAGSVDWLTSLGADISDVGRMGGASVNRTHRPKGGAAVGAHIAGVLKKNAVQRRIDIRLNSKVVKLIEDNKGRITGVQVEGKHSGLYTIKAKAVVLTAGGFSANADKVAFYRPEYKGMTTSNQPGATGDGMDLGAKAGGELKDMKEIQIHPTVAAGSRILITEAVRGNGAILVNHEGKRFVNELTTRDKASAAILAQTGKSAYLVFDEGIRKSLKQIDGYFHLELVKEGATIQELAAAINVPATVLEATVASYNAAFDGKSDPDFKRPDIPRPIRTARYYAIEVKPGVHYTMGGLKINADGQVLAASGTPMAGLFAAGEVTGGVHGNNRLGGNSISETITFGRIAGASAAKLVKGGAKK encoded by the coding sequence GTGAAACGCTTCAATTTGAAAACAGTCCTGTTGGTAGGCGCGGCGCTGGCCCTGCAGGTTGCCGCCGTGTGGGGCGCCGCGCCCCGAACGTCCGGGGCCGGAAACGCCCTCGCCGATCTGCACACTGCCCTGGGGGTCACCTGCGCGTCCTGCCACGGCACGGCCAAGGTCGCGGCGGTGGACGACAGCGAGCGGTCGATCAACGTCACCTGCGTCGGCTGCCACGGCAACCTGGATGCCATGGCGGCACAGGCCAGGGCCGGCAGTCACGTCAATCCCCACAAGTCCCATCTGGGCGACATCAACTGTACCGTGTGCCACATGGGGCATGTGCAGTCCAAGGCGTACTGCACCAACTGCCACGCCTTTGCCATGAAGATCCCCGCCGGGGACCCCGTGCCGCAGAAACCGGCGCCCAAGGCCGCCAAAAAGGCTGCTGTGAAGCAGCGGGTCGAACGGGCCGACGTGGTGGTCATCGGGGCCGGGGCGGCCGGCATGACCGCGGCGATCACGGCCCATGACGCCGGCGCCAGGGTCATCCTGATCGAAAAACAGCCGATCACCGGCGGCAACAGCATGCTGGCCGCCGGCGGCATGAATGCGGCCGGGACCCGTTTCCAGAAGGCCAAGGGGATTGCCGATTCGGTGGAGCTCATGTACCAGGATACCATGAAGGGGGGCGGCAACATCGGTGATCCCGCCCTGGTCAGGGTACTGGCCAAAGAATCGGCCGGTTCCGTCGACTGGCTGACCTCCCTGGGTGCCGACATCAGCGATGTGGGGAGGATGGGGGGCGCCAGCGTCAACCGCACCCACCGGCCCAAGGGGGGCGCGGCCGTGGGCGCCCATATCGCCGGCGTGCTGAAGAAAAATGCCGTCCAGCGGCGGATCGACATCCGCCTCAACAGCAAGGTGGTCAAGCTGATCGAGGACAACAAGGGACGCATCACCGGGGTGCAGGTGGAAGGGAAGCACAGCGGCCTCTACACCATCAAGGCCAAGGCCGTGGTGCTCACCGCCGGCGGCTTTTCGGCCAATGCGGACAAGGTGGCCTTTTACCGCCCCGAATACAAGGGGATGACCACCTCCAACCAGCCCGGCGCAACGGGCGACGGCATGGACCTGGGCGCCAAGGCGGGCGGCGAGCTGAAGGACATGAAAGAGATCCAGATCCATCCCACCGTGGCGGCCGGCAGCCGGATCCTGATCACCGAAGCGGTGCGGGGCAACGGCGCCATCCTGGTGAATCACGAAGGCAAGCGCTTCGTGAACGAGCTGACGACCCGGGACAAGGCCTCGGCCGCCATCCTGGCCCAGACCGGCAAATCGGCCTACCTGGTGTTCGACGAGGGTATCCGCAAGAGCCTCAAGCAGATCGACGGCTATTTTCACCTGGAACTGGTGAAGGAAGGCGCCACCATCCAGGAGCTTGCCGCCGCCATCAACGTCCCCGCAACGGTCCTCGAAGCGACGGTGGCTTCCTACAACGCCGCCTTTGACGGGAAAAGCGATCCCGACTTCAAGCGCCCCGACATCCCGCGTCCCATCAGGACGGCCCGGTATTACGCCATCGAGGTCAAGCCGGGGGTGCACTACACCATGGGCGGGCTGAAGATCAATGCCGACGGCCAGGTCCTCGCCGCAAGCGGCACACCCATGGCCGGCCTGTTCGCGGCGGGCGAGGTGACCGGCGGGGTGCACGGCAACAACCGCCTGGGCGGCAACTCCATTTCCGAGACCATCACCTTCGGGCGGATTGCCGGCGCCAGCGCCGCCAAACTCGTGAAGGGCGGGGCGAAGAAATAG
- a CDS encoding ATP-binding protein produces MNISLHRQLSGWIALVTIVSGMAAGGYSFFLAFREAQELQDDQLQQVALLVGRSGTAVEPWAGTTKAEERRDPDARIIITPLGVPVPPGPVARVTQPAIPPNLPEGFQTIDSRGETWRLFVRTLPSGLRIAVGQPTEVRDETARNSGLHTLVPVLLLVPFLSLLTAWIVRRALAPVTGLSHQLDQRDDTNLTTLPEGGVPKEIRPFVTSINGLMRRLDEALAQQRRFIADAAHELRSPLTALTLQAENLERCDRPHEREERLRQLKEGLARTRSLLDQLLSLARQQAAASPAAEFRLDRLILQVIEDLMPMAGAKGIDLGCERLEEAIVNAPADALAILVRNAVDNAVRYTPAGGIVDVELYREEDRVIFQVTDNGRGIPHDEEERVFEPFYRVMGTDETGSGLGLAIVRSIADRLGGTVSLRNRKDGAGARFRYVCSPG; encoded by the coding sequence ATGAATATCTCCTTGCATCGACAGCTTTCCGGTTGGATTGCCCTGGTCACGATCGTCAGCGGCATGGCAGCCGGCGGATATTCCTTTTTCCTGGCCTTTCGGGAGGCCCAGGAACTGCAGGACGACCAACTCCAGCAGGTGGCGCTGCTGGTGGGACGCTCCGGCACGGCCGTGGAGCCGTGGGCCGGGACAACCAAGGCAGAGGAGCGACGCGATCCCGATGCGCGGATCATCATCACCCCTCTGGGGGTTCCGGTGCCGCCAGGCCCGGTTGCCCGGGTCACGCAGCCAGCGATCCCCCCCAACCTGCCAGAGGGCTTCCAGACCATCGACAGCCGGGGGGAAACCTGGCGGCTGTTCGTCCGCACCCTGCCGTCGGGGTTGCGGATTGCGGTGGGGCAGCCGACGGAGGTCCGAGACGAGACGGCCCGGAACAGCGGGTTGCACACCCTGGTGCCGGTGTTGCTGCTGGTGCCATTTCTGAGCCTTTTGACCGCCTGGATCGTCCGGCGCGCGCTCGCGCCGGTCACCGGCCTTTCCCACCAGTTGGACCAACGGGACGACACCAACCTGACGACACTCCCCGAAGGGGGCGTTCCCAAGGAGATCAGGCCATTTGTAACGTCCATCAACGGCCTGATGCGGCGGCTTGACGAGGCGCTCGCCCAGCAACGCCGCTTCATAGCCGATGCCGCCCACGAATTGCGCTCCCCCTTGACGGCCCTAACCCTGCAGGCGGAAAACCTGGAGCGGTGCGACCGCCCCCACGAGCGGGAGGAGCGCCTCCGGCAACTCAAGGAAGGGCTGGCCCGTACCCGTTCGCTCCTGGACCAATTGCTCTCCCTGGCGCGGCAACAGGCCGCTGCCTCCCCCGCGGCCGAGTTTCGCCTGGACCGGCTGATCCTACAGGTGATCGAGGACCTGATGCCCATGGCCGGGGCCAAGGGGATCGACCTGGGGTGCGAGCGCCTTGAGGAGGCAATCGTGAACGCTCCGGCCGATGCGCTGGCCATTCTGGTGCGCAACGCCGTCGATAACGCCGTCCGCTATACCCCTGCCGGCGGGATAGTCGATGTGGAACTGTACCGTGAAGAAGATCGGGTGATCTTTCAGGTGACCGACAACGGCCGGGGGATTCCCCATGACGAGGAGGAGAGGGTCTTTGAACCGTTTTACCGGGTCATGGGTACCGATGAAACCGGCAGCGGCCTGGGGCTGGCCATTGTGCGCAGCATTGCCGACCGGCTGGGCGGCACCGTCTCGCTACGCAACCGGAAAGATGGCGCCGGGGCACGGTTTCGCTATGTCTGCTCGCCGGGGTGA
- a CDS encoding response regulator, producing the protein MRVLLVEDDRMIGEATMQVLKDAAYAVDWVRDGIQALDAVETGEYEVMLLDLGLPGEDGLVVLERIRSRGDATAVLIVTARDGLDERIRGLDLGADDYLVKPFAAGELLARMRAVARRKGGQAATLLTNGILCLDPVTKEAGCGERRCRLSAREFALLQALLVRPGAILSRQDLETRIYGWNEEVESNAVEFLIHSVRKKLGSEAIRNVRGLGWMVDRHP; encoded by the coding sequence ATGCGGGTGCTACTGGTTGAAGACGACCGGATGATCGGCGAAGCGACGATGCAGGTGTTGAAGGATGCCGCCTATGCCGTGGACTGGGTACGGGACGGCATCCAGGCCCTGGATGCCGTCGAGACCGGCGAGTACGAGGTGATGCTCCTCGACCTGGGCCTGCCCGGAGAGGACGGCCTGGTGGTGCTAGAGCGGATACGCAGCCGGGGCGACGCCACCGCCGTGCTGATCGTCACGGCCCGGGACGGCCTGGATGAACGGATCAGAGGGCTGGATCTGGGAGCGGACGACTACCTGGTCAAGCCGTTCGCCGCGGGGGAGTTGCTGGCCCGCATGCGGGCCGTTGCCCGGCGCAAGGGAGGACAGGCGGCGACGCTGTTAACCAACGGCATCCTGTGTCTCGACCCGGTGACCAAGGAAGCCGGCTGCGGCGAGCGGCGCTGCCGCCTGTCCGCCCGGGAATTCGCGCTGTTGCAGGCGCTGCTGGTGCGCCCCGGCGCCATTTTGTCGCGCCAGGATCTGGAGACCCGCATCTACGGCTGGAACGAGGAGGTCGAGAGCAATGCCGTCGAGTTCCTTATCCACTCCGTGCGTAAAAAGCTCGGCAGTGAAGCGATCAGAAACGTGCGGGGGCTGGGATGGATGGTGGATCGACACCCATGA
- a CDS encoding phosphatase PAP2 family protein, translated as MQANTWREALLAVVFLTVVTAIIAATGADLAVSSHFHRSGGWPVGEQFPWKALYHMDRFPALVLASFGLCAACYGSYKPSWHPWRRRGAFLVLLLALGPGVLVNAVFKDHWGRPRPCEIVQFGGSRQFLHPWQPGIDGQGRSFPSGHSAAAFYLTAPFFVYRRTRPALAAGWLAGGLGFGLLMSYARIAQGGHFLSDTLWSWGMIYLTALALSALLLPRRVDMVYLTNHGELQET; from the coding sequence ATGCAGGCGAACACGTGGCGAGAGGCGTTGCTCGCAGTAGTATTCCTAACGGTAGTGACGGCCATAATTGCCGCTACCGGGGCAGACCTGGCGGTCTCGTCCCATTTCCACCGGTCCGGCGGGTGGCCGGTCGGGGAACAGTTCCCCTGGAAGGCGCTCTATCACATGGACCGCTTCCCGGCACTCGTTTTGGCGTCCTTCGGCTTGTGCGCCGCCTGCTACGGCAGCTACAAACCGTCGTGGCACCCATGGCGCCGCCGGGGAGCGTTCCTGGTCCTGCTGCTGGCCTTGGGGCCGGGGGTGTTGGTAAATGCCGTTTTCAAGGATCACTGGGGCCGGCCACGGCCCTGTGAGATCGTGCAATTCGGCGGTTCCAGGCAGTTTCTCCACCCCTGGCAACCGGGCATCGACGGCCAGGGGCGCTCCTTCCCCAGTGGGCACAGCGCGGCCGCGTTCTACCTGACAGCGCCGTTTTTCGTCTATCGCCGCACCAGGCCTGCGCTTGCCGCGGGGTGGCTGGCGGGAGGCCTCGGTTTCGGTCTGCTCATGAGCTATGCCCGTATCGCCCAGGGAGGACATTTCCTGAGCGATACCCTCTGGTCCTGGGGGATGATCTATCTGACGGCTTTGGCGCTGTCGGCACTGCTGTTGCCACGCCGGGTCGATATGGTATATTTGACCAATCACGGAGAATTGCAGGAGACCTGA
- a CDS encoding hotdog domain-containing protein, with product MNESEQEGAAVTPHDTRYLFVLPFSTDRALARRFLASDRQMVGNIRFGKILETLDKVAENTTLAYVNRFYPDARVVTAAIDSVVIRNLADTNHDLVFSAQINHVGRSSMEVGIRVESLGVGWGHLATCYFTMVARSTDGGEAKSLSLPPLAYSQEIEVKRYKKAEQRRQAYRESLAKAEEMPSLDEYLFLKKLHKEQEAEGFSGIRAGQLVLESTQRAYPEQENVPKTVFGGYLVRRAYELAALAAEMVAPGRVVPCQVNRINFNQPVFLGDQLKFIARVVYTGKTTITVQSDIERFSRDAGDKALSNSCLFTFRNVDSDLQPQPVPPIYPVTYAEDARYLNAYRQRVD from the coding sequence ATGAACGAAAGCGAACAAGAGGGTGCGGCCGTTACCCCGCACGATACGAGATACCTGTTTGTGCTCCCCTTTTCCACGGACCGCGCGCTGGCTCGGCGTTTTCTGGCCAGCGACCGGCAGATGGTCGGCAACATCCGTTTCGGCAAGATTCTGGAAACCCTGGACAAGGTGGCCGAGAACACCACCTTGGCCTACGTCAACCGCTTCTACCCGGACGCCCGGGTAGTCACCGCCGCCATCGACAGCGTCGTGATCCGAAACCTGGCCGACACGAACCACGATCTGGTCTTTTCCGCCCAGATCAACCATGTGGGGCGTTCTTCCATGGAGGTGGGCATCCGGGTCGAATCCCTGGGGGTGGGGTGGGGGCACCTTGCCACCTGCTACTTCACCATGGTTGCCCGCTCCACGGATGGAGGGGAGGCCAAAAGCCTCTCCCTGCCGCCTTTGGCGTACAGCCAGGAGATCGAGGTAAAGCGCTACAAAAAGGCGGAACAGCGGCGCCAGGCCTACCGGGAGAGCCTGGCAAAGGCGGAGGAGATGCCCTCCCTGGACGAGTACCTGTTTCTCAAGAAACTGCACAAGGAACAGGAGGCGGAGGGGTTCAGCGGCATCCGGGCCGGCCAACTGGTGCTGGAATCGACCCAGCGGGCATACCCCGAGCAGGAGAACGTGCCCAAGACCGTGTTCGGCGGCTACCTCGTGCGCCGGGCCTACGAGCTTGCGGCCCTGGCCGCGGAGATGGTCGCCCCCGGCAGGGTGGTGCCGTGCCAGGTGAACCGGATCAACTTCAACCAGCCGGTGTTTCTCGGGGACCAGCTCAAATTCATCGCGCGGGTGGTCTACACGGGCAAGACGACCATCACCGTCCAGTCGGATATCGAGCGCTTCAGCCGGGACGCGGGCGACAAGGCCCTGTCCAACTCATGCCTGTTCACGTTCCGTAACGTGGACAGCGACCTGCAGCCCCAGCCGGTGCCCCCCATCTACCCGGTGACCTATGCCGAAGATGCGCGCTACCTGAACGCCTACCGCCAGCGGGTGGATTGA
- the sixA gene encoding phosphohistidine phosphatase SixA translates to MILYVLRHGEAVERTDGGDDEWRYLTERGRADVRKVVERVTRCGHKPRLILSSPLVRAVQTAEIAAQRACRKNRTVIAGPLQPDGDLEELTRHILHQKEAKRVMVVGHEPLLGSLVASLLDTATPVALKKGGCVALELDIGKDGDKAALKRPATFLWSIAPGRKLVKSGKKAFAGKGAQ, encoded by the coding sequence ATGATTTTGTACGTTCTGAGACATGGTGAGGCGGTGGAGCGGACGGACGGGGGCGACGACGAGTGGCGTTACCTGACGGAACGGGGAAGAGCCGACGTCCGGAAGGTCGTCGAGCGGGTGACAAGGTGCGGACACAAACCGCGCCTCATCCTGTCGAGCCCGCTCGTACGGGCGGTCCAGACGGCGGAGATCGCGGCCCAGCGGGCCTGCCGGAAGAACAGGACCGTCATCGCCGGGCCGCTCCAGCCGGACGGCGACCTGGAGGAACTCACCCGCCACATCCTGCACCAGAAGGAGGCGAAGCGGGTCATGGTCGTGGGACACGAGCCGCTGCTCGGTTCCCTCGTGGCGAGCCTGCTGGATACCGCCACGCCGGTCGCCCTCAAGAAAGGGGGGTGCGTGGCCCTGGAGTTGGACATCGGCAAGGACGGAGATAAAGCGGCCCTCAAGAGACCGGCCACGTTCCTCTGGTCCATCGCCCCGGGCAGAAAACTCGTGAAATCCGGCAAAAAGGCCTTTGCCGGGAAAGGCGCGCAATAA
- a CDS encoding PP2C family protein-serine/threonine phosphatase, with product MAGRDNQQLPTIDGVMRNVTPVSSGMPVREVAAIFQGAPDLVMIPVVGSGGFEGVISRRDLFTRHLSRPFAMELFGKKAIGSLMDGAPPVIAPGCGVNEALATLLEHDPGLDSDSFPVISEGECVGIVHVAELLMAISRSQARLLDTLEALNARIHEEVEKARQIQRDLLPPAACRYAGLVLDAVLLNSSEISGDVYDYFFVGQDRLGVMVGDVSGHGVQSGMVATAAKAGLHLLLDNGAATPGKLLGGMNKAVTVTASNSLLMTAVVAVIDRQANKLFLANAGHNYPFLYRAADETVAMLDGTSGFPLGFDRDSEYGEIGIDFRCGDLLILYSDGIVEASSTKGEEFGYDRFASYVRRNAGQSPEAFRLGLLDEVRGFCGAESFEDDVTLLVVAAERAP from the coding sequence ATGGCAGGTCGCGACAACCAACAGCTCCCCACCATCGACGGGGTCATGAGAAACGTCACGCCGGTCTCCTCCGGCATGCCGGTCAGGGAGGTGGCCGCCATCTTCCAGGGGGCCCCGGACCTGGTGATGATACCGGTCGTGGGCAGCGGCGGGTTCGAGGGGGTCATCAGCCGGAGGGACCTGTTCACCCGCCACCTGTCGCGCCCCTTTGCCATGGAACTGTTCGGCAAAAAAGCCATCGGCTCCCTGATGGACGGCGCGCCGCCGGTCATCGCCCCAGGCTGCGGCGTGAACGAGGCGCTGGCCACGCTGCTGGAACACGACCCCGGCCTGGATTCGGATTCCTTTCCGGTCATCAGCGAGGGTGAATGCGTGGGGATCGTGCATGTGGCGGAACTCCTGATGGCCATATCCCGCTCCCAGGCCCGCCTGCTCGATACCCTGGAGGCCCTGAACGCCAGGATCCATGAAGAGGTGGAAAAGGCCCGCCAGATCCAGCGCGACCTGCTCCCCCCGGCGGCCTGCCGCTACGCCGGGCTGGTGCTGGATGCGGTGCTGCTCAACTCCTCGGAGATCAGCGGCGATGTGTATGATTACTTCTTCGTCGGCCAGGACCGGCTGGGGGTCATGGTGGGGGATGTGAGCGGCCACGGCGTCCAGTCCGGCATGGTGGCCACCGCCGCCAAGGCGGGACTGCACCTGCTTTTGGACAATGGCGCGGCAACGCCGGGAAAGCTGCTCGGCGGCATGAACAAGGCGGTGACCGTTACGGCGTCCAACTCCCTGTTGATGACCGCCGTTGTTGCCGTCATCGACCGGCAGGCAAACAAGCTGTTCCTCGCCAATGCCGGCCACAATTACCCGTTCCTGTACCGGGCGGCCGACGAAACGGTTGCCATGCTGGACGGAACCTCCGGCTTTCCCCTCGGTTTCGACCGGGACAGCGAATACGGCGAGATCGGGATCGATTTCCGGTGCGGCGACCTACTAATCCTCTATAGCGACGGCATCGTGGAAGCCAGCAGCACGAAGGGGGAGGAGTTCGGCTACGACCGCTTCGCCAGCTATGTCCGGCGGAACGCCGGGCAGAGCCCGGAGGCCTTCCGGCTTGGGCTGCTCGACGAGGTGCGCGGTTTCTGCGGCGCCGAATCCTTCGAGGACGACGTGACGCTCCTGGTGGTTGCCGCGGAGCGGGCCCCATGA
- a CDS encoding STAS domain-containing protein: MEQKFKIEIKNGSISDTVHFHGNIDSHADSHFEELNQRLSKKSVVFDFSGAGRINSMGIALLLRSIKSIKTEKQAEVSIQGASQINTMLFKMTGIYLLAPEAKRL, translated from the coding sequence ATGGAACAGAAATTCAAGATTGAGATCAAAAACGGCAGCATCAGCGACACGGTGCATTTCCACGGCAACATCGACAGCCACGCGGACAGCCACTTCGAAGAGTTGAACCAGCGCCTGTCCAAGAAGTCGGTGGTCTTCGACTTCAGCGGCGCGGGCCGCATAAATTCCATGGGCATCGCCCTGCTGCTCCGTTCCATCAAGAGCATCAAGACGGAAAAGCAGGCCGAGGTCAGCATTCAGGGGGCCAGCCAGATCAATACCATGCTCTTCAAGATGACCGGCATCTATCTGCTGGCGCCCGAGGCGAAGCGGTTATAA
- the meaB gene encoding methylmalonyl Co-A mutase-associated GTPase MeaB, whose protein sequence is MSLADQVLNGDIRAAARMMRDIDDNRPHAVEELKRLYPHTGKAYLIGITGPPGAGKSTLVDQLTASFRKKGKKVGVVAIDPTSPFTGGAILGDRIRMNRHASDEGVFIRSLATRGALGGLSRSTSDVALVMDALGMEVVIIETVGVGQDEVDIVKTAHTTCVVMVPGLGDDIQAIKAGILEIGDIFVVNKADRDGADRTARELTTMLEMRNAPEGSWNPQVLKAEAQRGVGIEELAGEILAHRDFLFTSGRIADFVRERNQRRFVDILRDGLYRRAVAFMERDGMLERVVNGMGETTLDPYSAAEAVISRMTGGVAEP, encoded by the coding sequence ATGTCCCTCGCAGATCAGGTCTTGAACGGCGACATCCGTGCCGCGGCGCGCATGATGCGCGATATCGACGATAACCGGCCCCACGCGGTCGAGGAGCTGAAGCGGCTCTACCCCCACACCGGCAAGGCGTACCTCATCGGCATCACCGGTCCTCCGGGGGCCGGCAAATCGACCCTGGTGGACCAGTTGACCGCCTCCTTCCGCAAGAAGGGGAAGAAGGTGGGGGTGGTGGCCATCGACCCCACCAGTCCCTTCACCGGCGGCGCCATCCTGGGGGACCGCATCCGCATGAACCGCCACGCCTCCGACGAGGGGGTCTTCATCCGCAGCCTGGCCACCCGCGGCGCCCTGGGCGGCCTCTCCCGCTCCACCTCCGACGTGGCGCTGGTGATGGACGCCCTGGGCATGGAGGTCGTCATCATCGAAACCGTCGGCGTCGGCCAGGACGAGGTGGATATCGTCAAGACCGCCCACACCACCTGCGTCGTCATGGTGCCGGGGCTGGGAGACGATATCCAGGCCATCAAGGCCGGCATCCTGGAGATCGGCGACATCTTCGTGGTCAACAAGGCCGACCGTGACGGCGCCGACCGCACCGCCCGGGAACTGACCACCATGCTGGAGATGCGCAACGCCCCGGAGGGAAGCTGGAACCCCCAGGTCCTCAAGGCCGAAGCCCAGCGCGGGGTCGGCATAGAGGAGTTGGCGGGCGAGATCCTGGCTCACCGGGACTTCCTCTTTACCAGCGGCCGGATCGCCGATTTCGTGCGGGAACGCAACCAGCGGCGTTTCGTGGACATCCTGCGGGACGGCCTCTACCGGCGCGCCGTGGCGTTCATGGAGCGGGACGGGATGTTGGAGCGGGTCGTGAACGGCATGGGCGAGACCACCCTCGATCCCTATTCGGCGGCCGAGGCGGTCATCTCGCGCATGACGGGAGGCGTGGCCGAACCATGA